The proteins below come from a single Geobacillus thermoleovorans genomic window:
- a CDS encoding RDD family protein, which produces MTDMQITATLADHHLPPAERPLCYGGFWLRFWAYCLDVIVVSSLNRLIVWPLFRLFDWPLAQDGLFAPATVAAAVVFYAYFVLMTKAFGQTLGKMVFGLKVVDERGEPLTWLTVLFREVVGKFIAKKLLFIGFLFVAFSEKKKGMHDQFADTIVVRE; this is translated from the coding sequence ATGACGGACATGCAAATAACGGCGACGCTGGCGGATCATCATCTCCCGCCGGCAGAGCGCCCCCTCTGCTACGGCGGCTTTTGGCTTCGTTTTTGGGCGTATTGCCTTGATGTCATTGTTGTCTCGAGCCTCAACCGGCTCATCGTTTGGCCGCTTTTTCGCCTGTTCGATTGGCCGCTTGCGCAGGACGGTTTGTTCGCGCCAGCGACGGTCGCGGCCGCCGTCGTCTTTTACGCCTATTTCGTGTTGATGACGAAAGCGTTTGGGCAGACGCTTGGCAAAATGGTGTTCGGCTTAAAAGTGGTCGATGAGCGCGGCGAGCCGCTCACCTGGCTGACCGTGTTGTTTCGCGAAGTCGTCGGCAAATTCATCGCGAAAAAATTGCTGTTCATCGGTTTTTTGTTTGTTGCGTTTTCCGAAAAGAAAAAAGGGATGCATGACCAGTTCGCGGATACGATCGTCGTCCGCGAGTAA
- the thiI gene encoding tRNA uracil 4-sulfurtransferase ThiI, whose protein sequence is MNYDRILIRYGEMTTKGKNRNIFVRRLKNNIARKLQAFERIQIEYMRDRMYILLNGEPHEPIIEKLKTVFGIHSFSLAMKCENDLDAIKETALAAVRQLPYKGKTFKVSARRVDKQFPYRSDELNYEVGAHILRQTDGLRVNVREPDIDVRIEVRQDGTYVTCRDIFGAGGLPVGTSGKAMLMLSGGIDSPVAGYLAMKRGLEIEAVHFFSPPFTSERAKQKVIDLVRKLTTYGGRIKLHIVPFTEVQQAIYQGVPNEYSLISTRRAMLRITDALRRRQRALAIVTGESLGQVASQTLESMYVINEVTNTPILRPLVSMDKLEIIELAKQIGTHDISILPYEDCCTIFTPRAPKTKPKKEKVFHYESQLDLAPLLEKAVNDTETLVIDEETGQGDEFAELF, encoded by the coding sequence ATGAACTATGACCGCATTTTGATCCGCTACGGAGAAATGACGACGAAAGGAAAAAATCGGAACATCTTCGTCCGGCGTCTTAAAAACAACATTGCCCGCAAACTGCAGGCGTTCGAGCGGATTCAGATTGAATATATGCGCGACCGAATGTACATTTTATTAAACGGCGAGCCGCATGAACCGATCATCGAAAAGCTGAAAACCGTTTTTGGCATTCATTCGTTCAGCCTGGCGATGAAGTGCGAAAACGATCTGGACGCCATTAAGGAAACGGCGCTCGCCGCCGTCCGCCAGCTCCCATACAAAGGAAAAACGTTTAAAGTGAGCGCCCGCCGCGTCGATAAGCAGTTTCCGTATCGAAGCGACGAGCTGAACTACGAGGTGGGGGCGCATATTTTGCGGCAGACGGACGGGCTTAGGGTCAACGTGCGCGAGCCGGATATTGACGTGCGCATTGAAGTGCGCCAAGACGGGACATATGTCACGTGCCGCGACATTTTCGGCGCCGGCGGCCTGCCGGTCGGAACGAGCGGCAAGGCGATGCTCATGCTCTCCGGCGGCATCGACAGCCCGGTTGCTGGTTATTTGGCGATGAAGCGCGGTTTGGAAATCGAGGCCGTCCACTTTTTCAGCCCGCCGTTTACAAGCGAACGGGCGAAGCAAAAAGTGATTGACCTCGTGCGCAAGTTGACGACATACGGCGGGAGAATCAAGCTTCACATCGTGCCGTTTACGGAAGTGCAGCAAGCCATTTATCAAGGAGTTCCGAACGAGTACTCGCTCATTTCCACTCGGCGGGCGATGCTTAGGATCACCGACGCGCTGCGCCGCCGCCAGCGGGCGTTGGCGATTGTCACAGGCGAAAGCCTCGGCCAAGTCGCGAGCCAGACGCTAGAAAGCATGTACGTGATCAATGAGGTGACCAATACCCCGATTTTGCGCCCGCTTGTTTCGATGGATAAACTTGAAATTATCGAGCTGGCGAAGCAAATCGGCACACATGATATTTCCATTCTTCCGTATGAAGACTGTTGCACCATTTTTACGCCAAGAGCGCCGAAAACGAAGCCAAAAAAAGAAAAAGTGTTCCATTATGAGAGCCAGCTCGACCTCGCTCCGCTTCTGGAAAAGGCAGTCAATGACACAGAAACGCTCGTCATTGATGAAGAAACAGGGCAGGGCGATGAGTTTGCCGAGCTGTTTTGA
- a CDS encoding DUF2953 domain-containing protein encodes MKAVIAVIATVVLLLLLVAWMKVSVTVVFRHVKDDDECKIVVRTLFGLLRYTVRIPLIKLDMDPDAPGVAFLQKKGVEGTRGKEEKKGKLTLKKIADLFRQLKRFLEQVVDLHEIMKQFYRHVTITKWEWKTRIGTGDAASTGLLVGLGWSLKYMIIGAASRYMNMKTTPAVAIVPAYDRAASETVFLCMIQFRIGHAMVAGLRVVKHWRGRRLPKRNPLAAKQANEGY; translated from the coding sequence TTGAAAGCAGTCATCGCGGTCATCGCAACGGTTGTTCTTTTGCTTCTTCTCGTCGCCTGGATGAAAGTATCGGTGACGGTCGTGTTTCGCCATGTGAAAGACGACGATGAATGCAAAATCGTGGTGCGCACGCTGTTTGGCCTCCTCCGCTATACTGTCCGCATTCCGCTCATCAAGCTGGACATGGATCCGGATGCGCCGGGAGTGGCGTTTCTCCAGAAAAAAGGAGTGGAGGGAACGCGCGGGAAGGAGGAAAAGAAAGGGAAATTGACCCTAAAAAAAATCGCTGACCTGTTTCGACAGCTGAAACGGTTTCTCGAGCAAGTCGTCGACTTGCATGAAATTATGAAACAATTTTATCGCCACGTGACGATTACGAAATGGGAGTGGAAAACGAGAATCGGCACCGGCGACGCCGCGTCAACCGGCTTGCTCGTGGGGCTTGGCTGGTCGCTGAAATACATGATCATCGGCGCGGCGAGCCGCTATATGAACATGAAAACAACTCCGGCTGTCGCCATCGTTCCGGCCTACGATCGGGCCGCTTCGGAAACGGTGTTTTTATGTATGATTCAGTTTCGAATCGGGCATGCTATGGTAGCAGGATTGCGAGTGGTCAAACATTGGCGCGGACGGCGGCTGCCAAAGCGAAACCCATTGGCGGCCAAGCAGGCAAATGAAGGCTACTAG
- the sppA gene encoding signal peptide peptidase SppA, translating into MNRKRWTALAIAAALFVISVLVQAVGVLLSDKAGGWSESWLALMESPFSEEVIAEGDPLKKIAVLEVNGVIQDAGEAESLLSSSQYNHQTFLQMIKQAKEDQDVKAIILRINSPGGGVAESAEIYDQLMKLKKKTNKPIYVSMGAMAASGGYYIAAAGDKIFASPETITGSIGVIMQSVNYEGLAKKYGVELVTIKSGPYKDIMNPARKMTEAERKILQRLINDSYDAFVDVVAKGRKLPEDTVRKLADGRIYDGRQAKALRLVDEFGYLDDAIAALKKEHHLTGAQVVKYVNDAPWSSLFEMVSNRMKPDSEAAGLIRLLSRPSSPRLMYLYAE; encoded by the coding sequence ATGAATCGAAAACGATGGACCGCGTTGGCCATCGCCGCCGCCTTGTTTGTGATCTCGGTGCTTGTTCAAGCGGTTGGCGTTCTTTTGTCCGACAAGGCCGGCGGCTGGTCGGAAAGCTGGCTGGCGCTCATGGAGTCGCCATTTAGCGAAGAAGTCATCGCCGAGGGCGACCCGTTGAAAAAAATCGCTGTGTTGGAAGTGAACGGAGTTATTCAAGATGCGGGGGAAGCGGAGTCGCTTCTTTCCTCATCACAGTACAACCACCAAACGTTTTTGCAAATGATCAAACAGGCGAAAGAGGATCAAGACGTCAAAGCGATCATCTTGCGCATCAATTCGCCGGGCGGCGGTGTCGCGGAAAGCGCGGAAATTTACGATCAGCTGATGAAGCTGAAAAAGAAGACGAACAAGCCGATTTACGTATCGATGGGGGCCATGGCCGCCTCGGGCGGTTACTATATCGCTGCGGCCGGCGATAAAATTTTCGCCAGCCCGGAGACGATCACCGGCTCCATCGGCGTCATCATGCAAAGCGTCAACTATGAAGGGCTGGCAAAGAAGTACGGCGTGGAGCTTGTCACGATCAAAAGCGGGCCGTACAAAGACATCATGAATCCGGCGCGCAAAATGACCGAAGCGGAACGGAAGATTTTGCAGCGGCTGATCAATGATTCGTATGATGCGTTTGTTGATGTGGTAGCCAAAGGGAGAAAGCTGCCGGAAGACACGGTGCGCAAGCTGGCGGACGGCCGCATTTATGACGGGCGACAGGCGAAGGCGCTCCGCCTTGTCGACGAGTTCGGCTACTTGGATGACGCGATCGCTGCGCTCAAAAAAGAGCATCATTTAACCGGCGCTCAAGTCGTAAAATACGTGAACGATGCGCCGTGGAGCTCTCTCTTTGAGATGGTGTCGAACCGGATGAAGCCGGACAGCGAGGCGGCCGGGCTCATCCGCCTGTTGTCGCGCCCTTCCTCGCCGCGGCTTATGTATTTATACGCCGAATAA
- a CDS encoding NAD kinase, with translation MDMERNRLYFFYKRDDKLIERVKPLIELAERGPFVVVDDYRKANIIVSIGDDGAFLQAVRQTGFLPDRLYVGVSVLPARGFYCDFHIDDIDHMVEAAKNWKLEVRRYPIIEVTIDGAASFFCLNECSIRSQIIKTMAIDVFIDDLHFETFRGDGIIVSTPTGSTGYNKSVHGAVVDPLLPCFQVSELASLNSNRYRTLGSPFILSGSRTLTLKMSEETSHFPIIGLDNEALSIQHIERIDIRLSDRVVKTVRLKDNSFWDKVKRVFL, from the coding sequence ATGGATATGGAACGCAACCGTCTTTATTTTTTTTATAAGCGCGACGACAAGCTCATCGAACGGGTGAAGCCGCTCATTGAGCTGGCAGAGCGCGGTCCGTTTGTGGTCGTCGACGACTATCGGAAAGCGAACATCATCGTCAGCATCGGGGATGACGGCGCGTTTTTGCAGGCGGTGCGGCAGACGGGATTTCTTCCTGACCGTTTGTACGTCGGCGTGTCCGTCTTGCCGGCGCGCGGGTTTTACTGCGATTTCCATATTGACGACATCGATCATATGGTGGAAGCGGCGAAAAATTGGAAACTCGAAGTGCGGCGCTACCCAATCATCGAAGTGACGATCGACGGCGCGGCTTCGTTTTTCTGCTTAAACGAATGTTCGATCCGCTCGCAAATCATTAAAACGATGGCGATCGACGTTTTCATCGACGACTTGCATTTCGAGACGTTCCGCGGCGACGGCATCATCGTTTCGACGCCGACCGGCAGCACCGGCTACAATAAATCGGTGCACGGAGCGGTCGTCGATCCGCTCTTGCCGTGCTTTCAAGTGAGCGAACTCGCCTCGCTCAACAGCAACCGCTATCGGACGCTCGGCTCGCCGTTCATTTTGAGCGGCTCGCGGACGTTGACGCTGAAAATGTCGGAAGAAACAAGCCATTTTCCAATCATCGGCCTCGACAATGAAGCGCTCAGCATCCAGCATATTGAGCGGATTGACATTCGTTTAAGCGACCGGGTGGTCAAAACGGTGCGCCTAAAAGACAATTCGTTCTGGGATAAAGTGAAACGCGTCTTTTTGTGA
- a CDS encoding alpha/beta-type small acid-soluble spore protein has protein sequence MARNNSNQLLVPGAQQALEQMKYEIAQEFGVNLGADTTSRANGSVGGEITKRLVAMAQQQLGGARQF, from the coding sequence ATGGCACGCAACAACAGCAATCAACTGCTTGTTCCGGGTGCGCAACAAGCGCTGGAGCAAATGAAATATGAGATCGCTCAAGAATTTGGCGTGAACTTAGGCGCTGACACGACTTCGCGCGCCAACGGTTCGGTCGGCGGCGAGATCACGAAACGTCTCGTAGCCATGGCGCAGCAACAATTGGGCGGCGCACGCCAATTCTAA
- a CDS encoding cysteine desulfurase family protein has translation MIYLDNSATTKPFPEVIDSFVAVATNYFANPSSLHGLGMKAERLLAQAREQIAAMLRVKPNEIVFTSGGTEANNFAIKGVAWQYQRRGRHIITTKIEHPSVAEPCRQLEELGFEVTYLPVDREGRVSVEQVERALRDDTILVSVMHVNNEVGTVQPIEEIGALLSRYPKTLFHVDRVQGISKVPLDLKQAGVDLCTISAHKFHGLRGAGLLYVREGVRLAPLIAGGGQERQLRSGTENVAAIVAMAKALRLALERYERDIGRLQALKDEWLEALLAIPDIEINTPRDGAAPHIINFSLKRGVKPEVFVHELEKSGIYVSTTSACSSKKKAPSKTLLAMGLGEDRAERGIRISLSFDNSREEIAPAVAAIKQAIKTLSEVTE, from the coding sequence ATGATTTATCTTGACAACAGTGCGACGACCAAACCATTTCCCGAGGTGATCGATTCGTTCGTCGCCGTCGCAACGAACTATTTTGCCAATCCGTCGTCGCTCCATGGGCTGGGCATGAAGGCGGAGCGGCTTTTGGCGCAGGCGCGTGAACAAATCGCCGCCATGCTGCGCGTTAAGCCGAACGAAATCGTTTTTACCTCCGGCGGAACGGAGGCGAACAATTTCGCCATCAAAGGGGTCGCCTGGCAATATCAGCGGCGCGGCCGGCATATCATTACGACGAAAATCGAGCATCCGTCTGTCGCTGAACCGTGCCGCCAGCTTGAGGAGCTTGGTTTTGAGGTGACGTACTTGCCGGTCGACCGCGAAGGAAGGGTATCGGTTGAGCAAGTGGAACGCGCGCTGCGCGACGATACGATTCTCGTGTCGGTCATGCACGTCAATAACGAAGTTGGCACGGTGCAGCCGATCGAAGAAATCGGCGCCCTCTTGTCCCGCTATCCGAAAACATTGTTTCACGTCGATCGGGTGCAAGGGATCAGCAAAGTGCCGCTCGACTTGAAGCAAGCCGGTGTCGATTTATGCACGATATCGGCGCATAAATTTCACGGATTGCGCGGCGCCGGCTTGCTTTACGTCCGTGAAGGCGTCCGCTTGGCGCCGTTGATTGCCGGCGGCGGGCAGGAGCGGCAGCTTCGGTCCGGAACGGAAAATGTCGCCGCCATCGTCGCGATGGCGAAGGCGCTTCGCTTGGCGCTCGAGCGCTACGAGCGGGACATCGGCCGGCTTCAAGCATTGAAAGACGAGTGGCTTGAAGCGCTCTTGGCGATTCCAGACATCGAGATCAACACGCCGCGCGATGGCGCCGCTCCTCATATCATCAACTTTTCGTTAAAGCGCGGCGTGAAGCCGGAAGTGTTTGTTCACGAACTGGAAAAAAGCGGAATCTACGTTTCGACGACGTCAGCCTGTTCATCGAAAAAAAAGGCGCCGAGCAAGACGCTTTTGGCCATGGGGCTTGGTGAAGACCGAGCCGAGCGCGGCATTCGCATCAGCTTGTCGTTTGACAACAGCCGGGAAGAAATCGCGCCGGCGGTGGCAGCGATCAAGCAGGCGATCAAAACATTAAGCGAGGTAACGGAATAA
- a CDS encoding acetate kinase → MAKVLAINAGSSSLKFQLFEMPAETVLTKGVVERIGFDDAIFTIVVNGEKHQEVTAIPDHAAAVKMLLDKLIRYGIIRSFDEIDGIGHRVVHGGEKFSDSVLITEDVIKQIEEVSELAPLHNPANLVGIRAFQEVLPDVPAVAVFDTAFHQTMPEQSFLYSLPYEYYTKFGIRKYGFHGTSHKYVTQRAAELLGRPIEQLRLISCHLGNGASIAAVEGGKSIDTSMGFTPLAGVAMGTRSGNIDPALIPYIMEKTGMTADEVIEVLNKKSGMLGLSGISSDLRDLEKAAAEGNERAELALEVFANRIHKYIGSYAARMCGVDAIIFTAGIGENSEVVRAKVLRGLEFMGVYWDPILNKVRGKEAFISYPHSPVKVLVIPTNEELMIARDVMRLANL, encoded by the coding sequence ATGGCGAAAGTGCTAGCCATTAATGCGGGAAGTTCCTCGTTGAAATTCCAGCTGTTTGAGATGCCGGCAGAAACGGTGTTGACCAAAGGGGTCGTCGAACGGATCGGCTTTGACGACGCGATTTTCACCATTGTCGTAAACGGTGAAAAACATCAAGAAGTGACGGCGATTCCGGATCATGCCGCGGCCGTTAAAATGCTGCTTGATAAGCTCATTCGCTACGGCATTATCCGTTCGTTTGACGAAATTGACGGCATCGGGCACCGCGTCGTCCACGGCGGGGAGAAGTTCAGTGATTCGGTGCTCATCACCGAGGACGTCATCAAGCAAATTGAAGAAGTGTCCGAGCTCGCTCCGCTCCATAACCCGGCCAACCTCGTCGGCATTCGGGCGTTTCAGGAAGTGCTGCCGGACGTGCCGGCCGTGGCGGTGTTTGACACGGCGTTCCACCAGACGATGCCGGAACAGTCGTTTTTATACAGCTTGCCATATGAGTATTACACGAAATTCGGCATCCGCAAGTACGGATTCCACGGCACGTCGCACAAATACGTCACCCAGCGGGCGGCGGAGCTTCTCGGCCGACCGATCGAACAGCTGCGCCTCATCTCGTGCCATTTAGGCAACGGGGCGAGCATCGCGGCGGTTGAGGGCGGCAAGTCGATCGACACGTCCATGGGCTTTACGCCATTAGCCGGCGTGGCGATGGGAACGCGCTCCGGCAACATCGACCCGGCGCTCATCCCGTACATTATGGAAAAAACGGGAATGACTGCGGATGAAGTGATTGAAGTGCTGAACAAAAAGAGCGGCATGCTCGGTCTGTCCGGCATCTCGAGCGATTTGCGCGACTTGGAAAAAGCGGCCGCCGAAGGAAATGAGCGCGCGGAACTGGCACTTGAAGTGTTTGCGAACCGCATTCATAAGTACATCGGCTCGTATGCGGCGCGCATGTGCGGAGTCGATGCCATCATCTTCACCGCCGGCATCGGCGAGAACAGCGAAGTCGTGCGGGCGAAAGTGTTGCGCGGCCTCGAGTTTATGGGAGTTTACTGGGATCCCATCCTAAACAAAGTGCGCGGCAAGGAAGCGTTCATCAGCTATCCGCACTCGCCGGTCAAAGTGCTCGTCATCCCGACCAATGAAGAGTTGATGATCGCCCGCGACGTCATGCGGTTGGCGAATTTGTAA
- a CDS encoding class I SAM-dependent methyltransferase, translating into MMTPVERLFTVFDETAQLLQEELQCTYLEAVAETGENLFHGDVLQSEVSELNAKRLKKQYRELMLERFQNEEIRKAFQLAVLKGMRKHVQPHHQMTPDAVSLFLAYLVREFTRSHLALKILDPAVGTANLLTAVLNGLRGKQAASYGSDVDDLLVKLAYVNANLQKHPVQLFNQDSLRPLFVEPVDVVVCDLPVGYYPDDDNAARFALKAKEGRSYAHHLFIEQSLRYTKEGGYLFFLIPNMLFSSPQAGQLNEFLKEAAIVQGVLQLPLSMFKNDQAAKSVLILQKKGPNVKKPKHVLLVELPRFSNKSAMQAMMAKIDAWITEEKEC; encoded by the coding sequence ATGATGACGCCAGTCGAACGGTTGTTCACGGTATTCGATGAAACGGCCCAACTTTTGCAAGAAGAATTGCAATGCACGTATTTAGAAGCCGTCGCGGAGACGGGGGAGAATTTGTTCCACGGCGACGTGCTGCAAAGCGAAGTGAGCGAGCTGAACGCGAAACGGCTGAAAAAGCAGTATCGCGAACTGATGCTGGAACGGTTTCAAAACGAAGAAATCCGCAAGGCGTTTCAGCTTGCGGTGTTAAAAGGGATGCGCAAGCATGTTCAGCCGCACCACCAAATGACTCCGGATGCGGTCAGTTTGTTTTTGGCGTATTTGGTCCGCGAGTTTACGCGCTCGCATTTGGCGCTTAAGATCCTCGACCCGGCCGTCGGCACGGCGAATTTATTGACGGCGGTGTTAAACGGCCTTCGAGGAAAACAGGCGGCGAGCTACGGCAGCGATGTCGATGATCTGCTTGTCAAATTGGCGTACGTCAACGCGAACTTGCAAAAGCATCCGGTGCAGCTGTTTAACCAAGACAGCCTAAGGCCGCTGTTTGTTGAGCCGGTTGACGTCGTCGTCTGCGATCTGCCGGTCGGCTATTACCCGGATGACGACAATGCCGCCCGCTTCGCCTTAAAAGCGAAGGAAGGCCGGTCGTATGCCCATCATTTGTTCATCGAGCAAAGCTTGCGCTATACGAAAGAGGGCGGCTACTTGTTTTTCCTCATCCCGAATATGTTGTTCTCGAGCCCGCAGGCGGGGCAGCTGAACGAATTTTTAAAAGAGGCGGCCATTGTCCAAGGAGTCTTGCAGCTGCCGCTGTCGATGTTTAAAAACGATCAGGCGGCAAAAAGCGTGTTGATTTTGCAAAAGAAAGGGCCGAACGTCAAAAAGCCAAAACACGTGCTGCTTGTCGAGCTGCCGCGGTTTTCCAACAAATCGGCGATGCAGGCGATGATGGCGAAAATCGACGCCTGGATCACCGAGGAAAAAGAATGTTGA
- the mbcS gene encoding acyl-CoA synthetase MbcS: MRREDLIAPERYNLTSEMERHAAADPDRIALKWESEQGETKEITYGRLMARANQIGNAFLSHGLEKGDKVLVMMPRLIETYEVYIGALKAGLVVIPSSEMLRTKDLQYRLVHSEAKAVVAYAPYTDEFAPIDGIERLTKFVIGEPRDGWIPLEDAMAKESETLEAADTSRDDMAFLSYTSGTTGNPKGVVHCHGWAYAHLRTAAKNWLCIEEGDLVWATAGPGWQKWIWSPFLSVLGSGATGFVYYGRFEPETYLQLLEKYNINVLCCTPTEYRLMAKVPDIGRYHLSHLHSAVSAGEPLNREVIDTFAKHFGVEVRDGYGQTENTLLVGVMKGMPIKPGSMGKPTPGNRVEIIDENGEPCPPGQVGDIAVHIETPALFKYYYKDPERTAMQFRGDYYITGDKARKDEDGYFWFEGRGDDIIISAGYTIGPFEVEDALVKHPAVKECAVVASPDEVRGHVVKAFVVLRDGVDKDDPSLIPALQEHVKQLTAPYKYPRKIEFVDDLPKTASGKIRRVELREREARLAGRSL, translated from the coding sequence ATGAGGCGGGAAGACTTGATTGCTCCCGAGCGCTACAATTTAACATCGGAAATGGAACGGCATGCGGCCGCCGACCCGGACCGGATCGCGTTGAAATGGGAGAGCGAGCAAGGCGAAACGAAAGAGATTACATACGGCCGCTTGATGGCGCGCGCCAACCAAATTGGAAACGCTTTCTTATCACATGGGCTCGAAAAAGGCGATAAAGTGCTCGTCATGATGCCGCGCCTCATTGAAACATACGAAGTGTATATAGGGGCGCTCAAAGCCGGGCTTGTCGTCATCCCAAGCTCGGAGATGCTGCGGACAAAGGATTTGCAATATCGGCTCGTCCATAGCGAAGCGAAAGCGGTTGTCGCTTATGCGCCGTATACGGACGAATTTGCGCCGATTGACGGCATCGAACGTTTGACGAAGTTCGTCATCGGGGAACCCCGGGACGGATGGATTCCGCTTGAAGACGCCATGGCCAAAGAGAGCGAAACGCTCGAGGCGGCGGATACCTCGCGCGATGATATGGCGTTTTTGTCGTACACATCCGGCACGACCGGCAATCCGAAAGGGGTCGTCCATTGCCATGGTTGGGCGTACGCCCACTTGCGCACGGCTGCGAAAAACTGGCTGTGCATTGAAGAAGGCGACCTCGTTTGGGCGACGGCCGGACCGGGATGGCAAAAATGGATTTGGAGCCCGTTTTTATCGGTGCTCGGCTCGGGGGCGACCGGTTTCGTCTACTACGGCCGCTTTGAGCCGGAAACATATTTGCAGCTATTGGAAAAATACAACATCAATGTGCTGTGCTGCACGCCAACCGAGTATCGTTTGATGGCGAAAGTGCCGGACATCGGCCGCTATCATCTATCTCATTTGCACAGCGCCGTGTCCGCCGGAGAGCCGCTCAACCGCGAAGTGATCGACACGTTTGCCAAGCATTTCGGCGTCGAAGTGCGCGACGGCTACGGCCAGACAGAAAACACGCTGCTTGTCGGCGTCATGAAAGGAATGCCCATCAAGCCGGGTTCGATGGGGAAACCGACGCCAGGCAACCGCGTCGAAATTATCGATGAAAACGGCGAGCCGTGCCCGCCCGGACAAGTCGGCGACATCGCCGTCCATATCGAAACGCCGGCGCTGTTTAAGTATTATTACAAAGATCCGGAGCGGACAGCGATGCAGTTCCGCGGCGACTACTACATTACGGGAGACAAAGCGCGCAAAGATGAAGACGGCTATTTCTGGTTTGAAGGCCGCGGGGATGACATCATCATCAGCGCCGGCTATACGATCGGCCCGTTTGAAGTCGAAGACGCGCTTGTCAAGCACCCAGCCGTAAAAGAGTGCGCCGTCGTCGCCAGTCCGGATGAAGTGCGCGGCCATGTTGTCAAAGCGTTTGTCGTGCTGCGCGACGGGGTCGACAAAGACGATCCGTCTCTGATTCCGGCCCTGCAAGAACATGTGAAACAGTTGACGGCGCCGTACAAATACCCGCGCAAAATCGAGTTTGTCGACGATTTGCCGAAAACGGCGTCCGGAAAAATCCGCCGCGTCGAGCTGCGCGAGCGGGAAGCCCGCCTTGCCGGCCGGTCGTTGTAA
- the ytfJ gene encoding GerW family sporulation protein: MTNHPIQGLMTTAMENLKQMIDVNTIIGDPVETPDGSVILTVSKVGFGFAAGGSEFMLDGQQNGRQGAQADGNGQAQGNGHPFGGGSGGGVSITPIAFLVVNSSGVKLLHLDESTHLYEKILDVAPQAFEKIQAMLKKNKKDGAAGQKADDFDI, from the coding sequence ATGACGAACCATCCGATTCAAGGGCTGATGACAACAGCGATGGAAAACTTAAAACAAATGATCGACGTCAATACGATTATCGGCGACCCGGTGGAGACGCCTGACGGCAGTGTCATTTTGACCGTTTCGAAAGTCGGGTTTGGCTTTGCCGCCGGCGGCAGCGAGTTTATGCTTGACGGCCAACAAAATGGCCGCCAAGGGGCGCAAGCCGACGGGAACGGGCAGGCCCAAGGGAACGGACATCCGTTTGGCGGCGGCAGCGGCGGCGGCGTCTCGATTACGCCGATTGCGTTTCTCGTCGTCAACTCGTCCGGGGTGAAGCTGCTCCATTTGGATGAAAGCACGCACTTATACGAAAAAATTCTCGATGTCGCGCCGCAGGCGTTTGAGAAGATTCAGGCGATGCTGAAGAAAAACAAGAAAGACGGCGCCGCAGGCCAAAAAGCAGACGACTTTGACATTTAG
- the tpx gene encoding thiol peroxidase, translating into MAYVTFKGQPVTLVGNEVKVGDKAPDFTVLDQNLQEVTLADTKGHVRLISVVPSLDTGVCDAQTRRFNEEAAKLDNVKVLTISVDLPFAQKRWCGAAGIENVQVLSDHRDVSFGQAYGVLIKELRLLARAVFVIDSNDTVTYVEYVPEVTNHPNYEAAIEAAKAAK; encoded by the coding sequence ATGGCCTATGTGACGTTTAAAGGGCAGCCGGTGACGCTTGTCGGCAACGAAGTGAAAGTCGGCGACAAAGCGCCGGATTTCACCGTGCTTGATCAAAACTTGCAGGAAGTGACGCTCGCGGATACGAAAGGGCACGTCCGCCTGATCAGCGTCGTTCCGTCGCTCGACACCGGAGTTTGCGACGCGCAAACGCGCCGGTTTAACGAGGAAGCGGCAAAGCTCGACAATGTGAAAGTGTTGACGATCAGCGTCGATTTGCCGTTTGCGCAAAAGCGGTGGTGCGGCGCCGCCGGCATTGAGAACGTTCAAGTGTTGTCCGACCATCGCGATGTTTCGTTCGGACAAGCATACGGCGTCTTGATCAAAGAACTGCGCCTGCTTGCCCGCGCCGTGTTTGTCATCGACAGCAATGACACAGTGACGTATGTCGAATACGTGCCGGAAGTGACGAACCATCCGAACTACGAAGCGGCGATTGAAGCGGCGAAAGCGGCGAAATAA